The Buttiauxella selenatireducens genome has a window encoding:
- a CDS encoding GMP reductase: MRIEEDLKLGFKDVLIRPKRSTLKSRSDVELERQFTFKHSGIAWSGIPIIAANMDTVGTFGMAQALASFDILTAVHKHYSVEEWSNFVKSVSDDILKFVMVSTGTSDADFQKTKQILSLHPALQFICIDVANGYSEHFTQFLSKAREAWPDKVICAGNVVTGEMCEELILSGADIVKVGIGPGSVCTTRVKTGVGYPQLSAVIECADAAHGLGGQIVSDGGCTVPGDVAKAFGGGADFVMLGGMLAGHEESGGTVVEENGEKFMLFYGMSSESAMTRHVGGVAQYRAAEGKTVKLPLRGPVENTARDILGGLRSACTYVGASRLKELTKRTTFIRVAEQENRVFNSL, encoded by the coding sequence ATGCGTATTGAAGAAGATTTGAAGTTAGGTTTTAAAGACGTTCTTATTCGCCCAAAACGTTCCACTCTTAAAAGCCGCTCTGATGTAGAGCTTGAGCGCCAATTCACTTTCAAACATTCCGGTATTGCATGGTCAGGTATTCCGATCATTGCGGCTAACATGGACACCGTTGGTACATTCGGTATGGCTCAGGCGTTAGCCTCGTTTGATATCCTGACTGCGGTCCATAAACACTACTCTGTGGAAGAGTGGAGCAACTTCGTTAAGTCTGTGTCAGACGACATCCTGAAGTTCGTTATGGTTTCAACCGGTACATCAGACGCTGATTTCCAGAAAACCAAGCAGATTCTTTCTCTTCATCCTGCACTGCAATTTATCTGCATCGACGTGGCTAACGGCTACTCTGAACACTTCACTCAGTTCTTATCTAAAGCGCGTGAAGCATGGCCGGATAAAGTTATCTGTGCAGGCAACGTTGTCACTGGTGAAATGTGCGAAGAGCTAATCCTTTCTGGTGCTGACATTGTTAAAGTCGGCATCGGCCCTGGTTCCGTATGCACTACTCGCGTGAAAACAGGCGTAGGTTACCCACAACTGTCTGCTGTGATTGAATGTGCTGATGCTGCTCATGGCCTTGGCGGTCAGATTGTTAGCGACGGTGGCTGTACTGTTCCGGGTGATGTTGCTAAAGCATTCGGCGGCGGTGCAGATTTCGTGATGCTCGGCGGTATGCTGGCTGGCCACGAAGAAAGCGGCGGTACAGTTGTTGAAGAAAACGGCGAGAAATTCATGCTGTTCTATGGCATGAGCTCTGAATCTGCAATGACTCGCCACGTTGGTGGTGTTGCACAATACCGTGCAGCGGAAGGCAAAACAGTAAAACTGCCTTTACGTGGCCCTGTAGAAAACACTGCCCGTGATATCCTGGGCGGATTGCGTTCTGCATGTACTTACGTTGGTGCTTCTCGTTTGAAAGAGTTGACCAAGCGCACGACGTTTATTCGTGTTGCTGAGCAGGAAAACCGCGTTTTCAATAGCCTCTAA
- the coaE gene encoding dephospho-CoA kinase (Dephospho-CoA kinase (CoaE) performs the final step in coenzyme A biosynthesis.) has product MVYTVALTGGIGSGKSTVADNFSRLGITVVDADVIARQVVEPGQPALTIISDHFGKEILLQDGSLNRRVLREKIFSSPEEKQWLNALLHPLIHQRTRIEINQAVSPYVLWVVPLLIENNLQQMADRVLVVDVSPEVQIARTIARDKVSCEHVQQILAAQVTREARLSVADDVINNDGAAEQVAAHVDRLHRQYLELAAQAAQQEN; this is encoded by the coding sequence ATGGTTTATACGGTGGCATTAACGGGCGGGATTGGCAGTGGTAAAAGTACTGTCGCCGATAACTTTTCCCGATTAGGTATTACCGTTGTAGACGCTGACGTGATTGCTCGTCAGGTTGTTGAGCCAGGGCAGCCTGCTCTCACCATTATCTCTGACCATTTTGGTAAAGAAATTCTTCTTCAGGACGGCTCTCTTAACCGCCGGGTTCTTCGTGAAAAGATCTTCTCCTCCCCAGAGGAAAAACAGTGGCTCAATGCACTGTTACATCCACTTATCCATCAACGAACCCGAATTGAAATCAATCAAGCCGTTTCTCCCTACGTTTTGTGGGTTGTTCCGTTGCTAATTGAGAATAACCTTCAGCAGATGGCCGATCGCGTGCTGGTTGTGGATGTCTCACCAGAGGTACAAATCGCACGTACTATTGCGCGCGATAAAGTCAGTTGTGAACATGTGCAACAAATCCTTGCGGCACAGGTGACACGCGAGGCACGCTTGAGCGTTGCCGATGATGTAATTAATAATGATGGTGCCGCCGAGCAGGTGGCCGCACATGTTGACCGTCTGCACCGCCAGTATCTGGAACTGGCGGCCCAGGCCGCACAGCAGGAAAATTAA
- the gspE gene encoding type II secretion system protein GspE, with the protein MENRQILALCNQYQAVLLSEDPILHIAIAPNPSAQFFEALRFICDTEVNVEYWSAEQLEKARHSGVLVNTDVQHENTAPVVQLLQETLHKAIQLRASDIHFEPIEQGYQIRFRVDGVLQLQPLLPAHVAAPLTARLKVLGNLDIAERRLPQDGQMEIEVEQHKCSFRIATLPVYHGEKVVLRLMTQTEQTFELSDLGMSPDDCIRFQHCLANPQGMILVTGPTGSGKTITLYSALKILNQVSSNLCSVEDPIEIPMRGLNQTQINSKAGLNFHSVLRALLRQDPDIIMVGEIRDGDTAEIAIKAAQTGHLVLSTLHTNSTAESVVRLQQMGVEPWMLASALNMVVAQRLVRKLCPHCKQQHPDDILLPTTLWKRALPHWQAVGCERCYGGFYGRSALFEILLIEPALQTAIIKGMAAHELETLARQHGMMTLFERGCQAVEQGLTTLEELYRVLGVPHG; encoded by the coding sequence ATGGAGAATCGGCAAATCTTGGCTCTGTGCAACCAGTATCAGGCGGTATTACTTTCTGAAGATCCCATACTGCACATCGCTATTGCACCGAATCCATCCGCTCAGTTTTTTGAAGCATTGCGTTTTATCTGCGATACGGAGGTAAACGTTGAATACTGGTCGGCTGAACAGTTAGAAAAAGCACGGCATTCTGGTGTTTTGGTAAACACAGATGTACAGCATGAAAACACCGCTCCCGTGGTTCAACTGCTACAGGAAACGCTTCACAAAGCGATTCAGTTGCGCGCATCGGACATTCACTTTGAGCCGATAGAGCAAGGCTACCAGATTCGTTTTCGGGTCGATGGAGTACTGCAACTGCAACCTCTCCTTCCGGCTCATGTAGCCGCTCCGTTAACTGCACGACTAAAAGTACTGGGGAATCTGGATATTGCGGAGCGCCGTCTGCCGCAGGACGGGCAAATGGAGATTGAAGTCGAACAGCATAAATGTTCATTTCGCATTGCTACGTTACCGGTGTATCACGGTGAGAAAGTTGTTTTACGTTTAATGACCCAGACCGAACAAACTTTTGAGCTTTCGGATTTAGGCATGTCACCAGATGATTGCATCCGCTTTCAGCATTGTTTAGCCAACCCGCAAGGCATGATCCTGGTCACCGGCCCCACCGGGAGCGGCAAAACCATCACGCTTTACAGTGCACTAAAAATCCTAAACCAGGTTTCCAGCAACCTCTGTAGCGTAGAAGATCCTATAGAGATCCCGATGCGTGGACTCAATCAAACGCAAATAAACAGCAAAGCCGGGCTGAACTTCCACAGTGTATTACGCGCCTTACTGCGCCAGGATCCCGATATCATCATGGTGGGTGAGATTCGGGACGGCGATACCGCAGAGATTGCCATTAAGGCGGCACAGACCGGGCATCTTGTTCTTTCAACTCTGCATACCAACTCGACGGCAGAGAGCGTCGTTCGCCTGCAACAAATGGGAGTAGAGCCCTGGATGTTAGCTTCTGCGTTGAACATGGTGGTCGCACAGCGTCTGGTTCGCAAACTCTGCCCTCACTGCAAGCAGCAACATCCCGATGACATCCTCCTTCCGACAACACTCTGGAAACGAGCATTACCCCACTGGCAGGCAGTGGGGTGCGAACGTTGCTACGGTGGCTTTTATGGGCGAAGCGCATTGTTTGAGATCCTGCTTATCGAACCCGCCCTACAAACAGCCATTATCAAGGGGATGGCTGCTCACGAGCTCGAAACGCTCGCTCGTCAACACGGCATGATGACGCTATTCGAAAGGGGATGTCAGGCTGTTGAACAGGGTCTAACTACGCTTGAAGAACTGTATCGTGTGCTGGGTGTGCCTCATGGCTAA
- the ppdD gene encoding prepilin peptidase-dependent pilin, with product MNKQRGFTLIELMVVIGIIAILSAIGIPAYQNYLRKAALTDMLQTFVPYRTAIELCAIERGGISQCNAGSNSIPSPKTTRYISDMSVANGIVMLTGQESLNGLTVSLSPRWSDAEGVEGWSRTCATTDGASLKQSCEEVFRFDNNSASH from the coding sequence ATGAACAAACAACGTGGATTTACACTTATCGAGCTAATGGTGGTTATCGGCATTATCGCGATACTGAGTGCCATTGGAATTCCCGCCTATCAGAACTACCTACGAAAAGCGGCACTTACCGACATGTTACAAACCTTTGTTCCCTACCGTACCGCCATTGAACTTTGTGCGATTGAGCGGGGTGGGATTAGCCAGTGCAATGCGGGTAGTAACAGTATTCCTTCGCCTAAAACGACCCGTTATATCAGCGATATGAGCGTTGCAAACGGCATTGTCATGCTGACCGGGCAAGAAAGCCTGAACGGTCTTACCGTTTCGTTATCTCCACGATGGAGTGACGCGGAGGGCGTTGAAGGCTGGAGTCGGACCTGTGCCACCACCGATGGCGCTTCGCTGAAGCAAAGCTGCGAAGAAGTTTTCCGTTTTGATAATAACTCTGCGAGTCACTAA
- the nadC gene encoding carboxylating nicotinate-nucleotide diphosphorylase: MPPRRYNSDRRRDELLDRINLDIPQAVSQALREDLGGEIDPNNDITAQLLDADHRSHAVVITREDGVFCGKRWVEEVFIQLGGDVKVTWHVEDGQTVVVDQPLFELTGLSRVLLTGERTALNFVQTLSGVASEVRTYVDLLAGTNTQLLDTRKTLPGLRTALKYAVLCGGGSNHRLGLSDAFLIKENHIISSGSIRQAVEKAFWYHPDVPVEVEVESLKELEQALHAGADIIMLDNFNVEDMRKAVVLTNGKARLEVSGNVTKETIREFAETGVDFISVGALTKHVRALDLSMRFR, translated from the coding sequence ATGCCGCCTCGCCGTTATAACTCAGACCGCCGACGTGACGAGCTTCTCGACCGTATCAACCTTGATATTCCACAGGCTGTTTCGCAGGCTTTGCGCGAAGATCTTGGTGGTGAGATCGATCCAAATAACGATATCACCGCGCAATTACTGGATGCTGATCATCGTTCGCATGCCGTTGTTATCACCCGTGAAGACGGTGTGTTCTGCGGCAAACGTTGGGTCGAAGAGGTATTTATTCAGCTTGGCGGGGATGTCAAAGTCACCTGGCATGTTGAAGATGGCCAAACCGTAGTGGTAGACCAGCCTTTATTCGAACTGACGGGGCTTTCACGCGTGCTGCTCACTGGTGAACGTACCGCGCTGAACTTTGTACAAACCTTGTCAGGCGTTGCCAGCGAAGTTCGCACTTATGTTGATCTGCTGGCAGGAACAAATACCCAACTGCTTGATACGCGTAAAACTCTACCAGGCCTGCGCACGGCACTGAAATACGCGGTGCTATGCGGTGGTGGCAGTAACCATCGCCTGGGCTTGTCTGATGCTTTTTTGATTAAAGAAAACCACATCATATCTTCCGGTTCTATTCGCCAGGCGGTAGAAAAAGCATTCTGGTATCACCCTGATGTGCCTGTGGAAGTTGAAGTTGAGTCACTTAAAGAGCTGGAGCAAGCGCTACATGCCGGCGCTGACATTATCATGCTCGATAATTTCAATGTTGAAGATATGCGCAAGGCTGTCGTTCTCACAAATGGCAAAGCACGTCTGGAAGTTTCTGGAAACGTGACGAAAGAAACCATCCGTGAATTTGCTGAAACCGGTGTCGACTTTATCTCTGTGGGCGCGCTGACTAAACATGTCCGCGCACTCGATCTCTCAATGCGCTTCCGCTAA
- the hofC gene encoding protein transport protein HofC — MAKFLLWHWKAVDQFGQLQKGTLIAEDTASVTDQLFNADLQLLHLRKTSRTRRGCWHIQQKIQVFRQLATLLQAGISLSDGLLLIAQQHPFEEWSALLKDIEKRVSSGTPFSAALSQWPKMFPALFIALIHIGELTGKLDECCKRLADQQEKLYQLHKKVMKALRYPMFIMAVALLVTIGMMGFVLPEFANIYRSFNAPLPAITLAVMAISNWVTTQGLGWLLVCATLFACGYFLRQRKPHWQEYEQNLLLRMPLVAPLWRGQVLSQIYTTLSLSQQAGIPLLQGLSAVETTLSSLLWKKVISHISTKVMQGVPFWLALTESERFTPLCCQLVRVGEESGALDLMLEKLASWHHNNTEERADNLAAALEPIMMLIVGVIIGTLVIAMYLPIFQLGDAMSAG; from the coding sequence ATGGCTAAATTTTTGCTCTGGCACTGGAAAGCGGTCGATCAATTCGGGCAACTCCAAAAGGGAACGTTAATTGCAGAAGATACCGCATCCGTTACCGATCAATTGTTCAATGCGGATCTTCAGCTTTTGCATCTACGCAAAACGTCGCGAACCCGCCGTGGTTGCTGGCATATTCAGCAAAAAATTCAGGTATTTCGCCAGCTTGCCACTTTACTCCAGGCTGGAATTTCTTTATCTGATGGGCTGTTGCTTATCGCACAGCAGCATCCCTTTGAAGAATGGTCTGCATTACTAAAAGACATAGAAAAACGTGTTTCGAGTGGTACGCCATTTTCAGCCGCATTAAGCCAATGGCCGAAGATGTTCCCCGCATTGTTTATTGCCCTGATTCATATTGGTGAGTTAACGGGGAAGCTAGACGAATGTTGCAAAAGGCTGGCTGATCAACAAGAAAAACTGTATCAACTGCATAAAAAGGTCATGAAAGCCTTACGTTACCCAATGTTTATTATGGCTGTCGCTCTGCTTGTCACTATCGGGATGATGGGATTTGTATTGCCGGAGTTTGCCAATATCTATCGGTCTTTTAACGCTCCTCTGCCTGCTATAACACTGGCAGTAATGGCGATTTCAAACTGGGTAACAACACAAGGGTTGGGGTGGTTACTGGTGTGTGCCACCCTCTTTGCTTGCGGATATTTTCTTCGACAACGAAAACCTCACTGGCAAGAGTATGAACAAAATCTATTACTCCGCATGCCTCTGGTTGCCCCGCTATGGCGCGGACAAGTTCTCAGCCAAATCTATACCACTCTTTCGCTATCCCAACAGGCAGGGATCCCTTTGCTGCAAGGGCTTAGTGCAGTGGAGACAACCCTCTCATCACTGTTGTGGAAGAAGGTTATTTCACACATTAGTACCAAAGTGATGCAAGGTGTCCCGTTTTGGCTTGCACTCACCGAGAGTGAGCGATTCACGCCGTTGTGTTGCCAGTTAGTACGAGTGGGTGAAGAGTCAGGTGCTTTAGATTTGATGCTGGAAAAACTGGCGAGCTGGCATCACAACAATACGGAAGAACGGGCTGATAACCTGGCCGCTGCGCTGGAACCGATAATGATGTTAATCGTGGGAGTCATAATTGGGACGTTGGTGATTGCGATGTACCTACCTATTTTCCAGCTAGGAGACGCAATGAGTGCTGGATGA